From Spirosoma aerolatum, one genomic window encodes:
- a CDS encoding bestrophin family protein has translation MIIYQAKDWAGALRHFHTSYSIQVLLRRVGFVSAYGLLLTLVDQHVADVHLPFDGTLFSLLGITLSLLLVFRTNTAYDRFWEGRRQWGSLVNYSRNLAVLLDSLLPDDAITNRTYFARSLSNFALALKGHLRSGVDFAELDDTGDDERQSLAQYAHVPSRIAALILRRTQALRQDNLVNDADLITIRLYHQALLDITGACERIKKTPIPFSYSFFIKLFITAYVLLIPFVLVKSYGYFAIPATTLAAYALIGIEMIGDEIEEPFGLDCNDLPLNQIAQTIRRNMHEILGVTPLTSEAPKPEVDYIKVN, from the coding sequence GTGATTATCTATCAGGCTAAAGATTGGGCAGGGGCCCTCCGGCATTTTCATACGAGTTATAGTATTCAGGTGTTGTTACGGCGGGTAGGCTTTGTCAGTGCCTATGGTCTTCTGCTCACGCTGGTCGATCAGCATGTTGCCGATGTTCACTTACCCTTCGATGGAACGCTTTTTTCCCTATTAGGTATTACACTTAGCTTGTTGCTCGTATTCCGCACCAACACCGCGTACGACCGATTCTGGGAAGGACGTCGGCAATGGGGTTCGCTGGTCAATTATAGCCGGAATCTGGCCGTTCTACTCGATTCATTGCTGCCCGATGATGCCATCACCAACCGTACCTACTTTGCGCGCTCGCTGTCCAATTTTGCCCTGGCACTGAAAGGCCATTTACGCTCCGGTGTCGATTTTGCCGAGCTGGATGATACAGGTGACGATGAGCGTCAATCGCTGGCTCAGTATGCTCATGTTCCAAGCCGGATTGCGGCTTTGATTTTGCGCCGAACCCAGGCATTACGTCAGGATAACCTCGTAAACGATGCCGATCTGATCACGATTCGACTTTATCATCAGGCATTGCTTGACATAACCGGTGCCTGTGAACGTATCAAAAAAACACCAATTCCCTTCTCATACAGCTTTTTCATCAAACTATTCATTACGGCCTATGTGCTGTTGATCCCGTTTGTTCTGGTAAAATCGTATGGGTATTTCGCTATACCCGCCACCACCCTGGCGGCCTATGCGCTGATTGGTATTGAGATGATTGGCGACGAAATCGAAGAACCCTTCGGACTGGACTGCAATGACCTGCCCCTGAACCAGATTGCCCAGACTATCCGTCGGAATATGCATGAGATCCTGGGCGTTACTCCACTTACTAGCGAAGCCCCCAAACCGGAAGTCGACTACATAAAAGTTAATTAA
- a CDS encoding aminotransferase-like domain-containing protein: MLPFKSLIQLDKSSATPVFVQLSNQLGQLIRAGTLASGQRLPGTRQLAELLQLNRQTIVAAYDEGLAQGWLESRSGSGTYVAAHFPDVKPQPLLPGQSETVTESPQDKPGYLFETNPLLVRPLLTYSAGLHLDDGFPDIRLAPMEELGRAYRSYFRWGNPQQHFGYADTKGHPLLREQLSVYLNETRGLRTKPDNILITRGSIMGLHLTCQTLLQAGDRVVTGETTWFGATMNIRKTGASILTVPVDQHGMDMDALAELCQKQRSVARPIRMVFVTPHHHYPTTVTLRADRRIRLLQLAEQYGFAVLEDDYDYDFHYLSRPILPLASADQRGMVVYVGSLTKSVAPAFRIGYVVAPTALINALAQLRRIIDRQGDPMLEFAIGQLFKTGDLRRHFRKSLRAYHARRDHFCDLLATELKEVVQFTKPDGGMAVWTTFDTVIDMDSLALQASREGLSLASGSIHNPPGQRLNGTRLGFASSTEDELEQGVAILKKVVEKFRYTDSR; this comes from the coding sequence TCAACTTGACAAATCGTCGGCGACGCCCGTGTTTGTACAACTAAGCAATCAACTGGGGCAACTTATCCGGGCAGGTACGCTGGCATCGGGGCAGCGATTGCCCGGTACGCGACAACTGGCCGAATTACTCCAGTTGAATCGCCAGACAATTGTGGCCGCTTACGACGAAGGCTTAGCGCAGGGCTGGCTCGAAAGTCGGTCGGGGAGCGGCACCTATGTAGCTGCTCATTTTCCCGATGTAAAGCCGCAGCCCTTACTTCCCGGTCAATCGGAAACAGTCACTGAATCGCCACAGGATAAGCCCGGCTACCTGTTTGAAACGAACCCATTGCTGGTACGGCCTTTGTTAACCTATTCGGCAGGGCTTCATCTGGATGATGGTTTCCCTGATATCCGGCTGGCACCGATGGAAGAATTAGGGCGCGCTTACCGATCCTATTTTCGGTGGGGAAATCCGCAGCAACATTTCGGGTATGCCGATACAAAAGGGCATCCGCTGTTGCGGGAACAACTGTCGGTCTATCTGAACGAAACCCGTGGATTGCGCACGAAACCGGATAATATTCTTATTACGCGGGGGAGTATAATGGGCCTGCACCTGACCTGTCAGACACTGCTACAGGCTGGGGATAGAGTGGTAACGGGCGAAACAACCTGGTTTGGCGCCACTATGAACATTCGCAAAACGGGCGCTTCGATTCTGACAGTTCCCGTCGATCAGCATGGAATGGATATGGATGCGCTGGCCGAACTATGTCAGAAACAGCGAAGCGTCGCCCGGCCCATTCGGATGGTGTTTGTAACCCCTCATCACCATTACCCAACAACCGTTACGTTACGCGCCGACCGCCGGATTCGGCTATTACAACTGGCTGAACAATATGGCTTTGCGGTTCTGGAAGACGATTATGATTATGATTTTCACTATCTGAGTCGTCCTATATTGCCACTCGCCAGTGCCGACCAACGGGGTATGGTCGTTTATGTCGGATCGCTGACCAAATCGGTAGCACCCGCTTTCCGAATCGGCTATGTAGTAGCACCAACGGCCTTAATCAACGCATTGGCCCAACTCCGGCGCATCATCGACCGGCAGGGTGATCCTATGCTCGAATTTGCGATCGGGCAGTTATTCAAAACGGGTGATCTGAGACGCCATTTCCGAAAATCGCTTCGGGCTTACCATGCCCGGCGAGATCATTTCTGCGATTTGCTGGCAACCGAACTAAAGGAGGTGGTTCAGTTCACAAAACCCGATGGCGGAATGGCCGTCTGGACAACCTTCGACACAGTCATTGATATGGATTCCCTGGCACTTCAGGCAAGCCGGGAGGGACTTTCACTGGCAAGCGGAAGCATTCATAATCCGCCGGGCCAGAGGCTGAACGGTACGCGGCTGGGGTTTGCGTCGAGCACAGAAGACGAACTGGAGCAAGGCGTAGCTATCTTGAAGAAAGTAGTCGAAAAATTTCGTTATACCGATTCCCGATAG